The following proteins are co-located in the Apis mellifera strain DH4 linkage group LG9, Amel_HAv3.1, whole genome shotgun sequence genome:
- the LOC725969 gene encoding MAGE-like protein 2, producing MEKFVIILMAAVPSLAGELELSGHGLGDHGLTLGEIAVGHEDGDIGLEEIGGHEIGEYGGHGGHYVPIVKSIGVPVPKKVPVLIPKLEVESVPQNYPVPVIVPKPVPYQVEKQVFKKVEKKVPTPIEKIIPVKIEKPVPFHVVKHVPVPVVKPIPIKIPIYKTVVHSHKGH from the exons atggagaaaTTC GTTATAATCTTGATGGCCGCCGTCCCGAGTCTGGCCGGGGAATTGGAATTGAGCGGTCACGGATTGGGCGATCACGGATTGACTTTGGGAGAAATAGCAGTGGGCCACGAGGATGGAGATATCGGCTTGGAGGAAATAG GAGGACACGAAATTGGGGAATACGGAGGGCACGGTGGACATTATGTACCGATTGTGAAATCGATTG GTGTTCCGGTCCCGAAGAAGGTCCCCGTATTGATTCCGAAACTGGAGGTTGAATCCGTTCCACAGAATTATCCAGTTCCTGTAATCGTACCGAAACCCGTTCCTTACCAG GTGGAGAAACAAGTGTTCAAGAAGGTGGAGAAGAAAGTGCCCACGCCCATCGAGAAAATAATCCCGGTGAAAATCGAGAAGCCGGTCCCATTCCACGTGGTTAAGCATGTTCCCGTCCCCGTGGTGAAGCCTATTCCAATTAAGATTCCAATTTACAAAACGGTGGTGCATAGCCACAAGGGCCATTAA